A stretch of DNA from Nitrospira sp. KM1:
TTGGCCGATTGGCGCGTTCACTCGAAGACTACGATCGGTACTATAAGACTCGCGGGCAGGTGTGGGAGCGACTCGCGCTCCTGAAGTCCAGTCCGATCGCGGGGTCTGTGGAGGTCGGGCGTGCCTTCATGCGCATCGTTCACCCATTCGTGTTCGGAGATCGGCGGGCGAAACCGGATACGGCATCCGCCCTGAAAGTCATCGAGGACGTGCGTTCCGTCAAGGATATGATCGATGCAAAAATGGCTGGCCGCGGACACGAGCGAAGAAACGTCAAGCTGGGAGTCGGAGGAATCCGCGAGATTGAATTTCTCGTCCAAACGATCCAAACGTTGGCCGGCCGCGCTGTTCCCGCGTTGATGGACCGCAGCACACTCGGCGGATTGAAGCGATTCGCAGCCGCAAAGTTGATTTCACCGCAGGAACGCGACGCGCTCATCGCCGCCTATATATTTCTGCGCGACGTCGAGCACAAACTGCAGATGGTGCTCGATCTGCAGACGCACGCGCTGCCGGATGAACTGGATGAATTGGAACGCTGTGCCATTCGAATGGGCTATGGCGAGTCTGGCCGCTCAACGGCCAGACGGCGGTTTGCCGCCGATCATGACGCCCACACCGCAGTGGTCCACGAATTCTTCAAGTCGCTCTTCTATGAACCGGGATCGTCCTCGCTGCTGAAGGCGACCTTACGGGCGATCAAGGGAGGTCGGTGAAGACGGGTGCGAATCCATACGGGACGATATCGAGCAGATCCGCTACACATTTCTCAGCGGCTTTGACGAGTGTTCACTCGTGCATTTGGTGCACACACTGGAGGTAATCTTGGCGTTGAGTTTTTCCTCCAGATAGTCTTCCATCCGCTGCCACAGCCCGGACGCAGTTTTCACGCGTTTGCATTTGGCGCAGAGGCAAAGCGTGCCGCGCAGGGTCTTGAGTTCCTGGACGGTCCTGCCCAGCGCCTGGGTTTGGGCATGCAGTTCATTTTCACGTTCGATGCGGCTATCGAATTCTTCCTTGAGGCTCATGGCCATGGAGACTCTGGCTACCAACTCGGCGGGAATGACCGGCTTTCGGATGTAGTCCGTCGCTCCAGCGGTATACGCCGCAGTGAGGTCCGACGCATCGGTCTTGGCGGTCACCACAATGACGGGGAGATGTTCGAGTCGTTCGTCCGATCGGATTCTCCGGCAGGCTTCGAGTCCATCCATGTCGGGCATGGACAGGTCCATGAGGACGATATCCACGCGATCCGAAGAAGCTCCAGCGCCGATTCCCAAGCGTGCCAGCGCTTGTGAGGCGGATTCGGCAAATACGATAGAACGGTATCCTGCGCGTTGGAGTGTCATGGCCAAGAGTTCGCGTTGCTCTTCAAAGTCGTCAACGATCAGTATGCTCATGTCGTCCTCATGTGGTGCCTATTGGGATCGGTTGGGGGTGTCTGTCACAGACTCCATGGCGCGTTCGGCCTTTCCAATGGCTCCGGCCAACGCTTCGATCAGTTCGGTCACTGTCTGGAGATCTTGGGCGGAGGCGGCCTTTTCCAAGCGGTTGCCGATGGAGCCGATGTCGTCCAATTGATAGGAGCCCGCCAGCCCTTTCATGCGGTGACCG
This window harbors:
- a CDS encoding PleD family two-component system response regulator, yielding MSILIVDDFEEQRELLAMTLQRAGYRSIVFAESASQALARLGIGAGASSDRVDIVLMDLSMPDMDGLEACRRIRSDERLEHLPVIVVTAKTDASDLTAAYTAGATDYIRKPVIPAELVARVSMAMSLKEEFDSRIERENELHAQTQALGRTVQELKTLRGTLCLCAKCKRVKTASGLWQRMEDYLEEKLNAKITSSVCTKCTSEHSSKPLRNV